Proteins co-encoded in one Methylobacterium sp. WL1 genomic window:
- a CDS encoding response regulator transcription factor — protein MRLLVVEDDRDINRQVVAALEEAGYVADKAYDGEEGGYLGESEPYDAIILDMGLPKADGVSVLQKWRRAGVKTPVIILTARDRWSDKVDGFDAGADDYVTKPFHMEELMARVRALLRRAAGHASSQIACGPVTLDTRSGKVFVDGAQVKLTSHEYRLLSYLMHHTGRVVSRAELTEHLYDQDFDRDSNTIEVFVGRLRKKLAVDLIQTVRGLGYLVDPNQPPAPV, from the coding sequence GTGCGACTGCTCGTCGTGGAGGATGACCGGGACATCAACCGGCAGGTGGTCGCGGCGCTGGAGGAGGCCGGCTACGTCGCCGACAAGGCCTATGACGGCGAGGAGGGCGGCTATCTCGGGGAGAGCGAGCCCTACGACGCGATCATCCTCGACATGGGCCTGCCCAAGGCCGACGGCGTCTCGGTGCTGCAGAAGTGGCGCCGGGCCGGGGTGAAGACCCCGGTGATCATCCTCACCGCCCGGGACCGCTGGTCCGACAAGGTCGACGGCTTCGATGCCGGCGCCGACGACTACGTGACCAAGCCGTTCCACATGGAGGAGCTGATGGCCCGGGTCCGGGCCCTCCTGCGCCGGGCGGCGGGCCACGCCTCCAGCCAGATCGCCTGCGGGCCGGTCACCCTCGATACCCGCTCCGGCAAGGTGTTCGTGGACGGCGCCCAGGTGAAGCTCACCAGCCACGAATACCGGCTGCTCTCGTACCTGATGCATCATACCGGACGGGTGGTCTCCCGGGCCGAGCTGACCGAGCATCTCTACGACCAGGATTTCGACCGGGATTCGAACACCATCGAGGTGTTCGTCGGGCGGCTGCGCAAGAAGCTCGCCGTGGACCTGATCCAGACCGTGCGCGGGCTGGGCTACCTGGTGGATCCGAACCAGCCGCCGGCGCCGGTGTGA
- a CDS encoding PepSY domain-containing protein gives MRYAIALVAISLTAAALAASGLGSMADDGPASQTSQVADPTPLRIESCLSPADMREEVGERRVIAPVAAIRAARTVIPRAEIQRASLCRHADGLVYMLTALRRDGHFVHVIVDARTGKVAGQY, from the coding sequence ATGCGCTACGCCATCGCCCTCGTTGCCATCAGCCTGACCGCCGCGGCCCTCGCCGCCAGCGGCCTCGGCTCCATGGCCGATGACGGACCGGCCTCGCAGACGTCCCAGGTAGCGGACCCGACGCCCCTGCGGATCGAGTCCTGCCTGTCGCCGGCCGACATGCGCGAGGAGGTCGGCGAGCGGCGGGTGATCGCCCCGGTGGCGGCGATCCGGGCGGCCCGCACGGTGATCCCCCGGGCCGAGATCCAGCGCGCGAGCCTCTGTCGTCACGCCGACGGCCTCGTCTACATGCTGACCGCCTTGCGCCGGGACGGGCATTTCGTGCACGTGATCGTGGATGCCCGCACCGGCAAGGTCGCGGGCCAATACTGA
- a CDS encoding 2-methylaconitate cis-trans isomerase PrpF family protein, with product MTAVPAPGTLPAVFMRGGTSKALMLHRRDVPGDLAAWEPAFLSAMDSPDPFGRQLNGMGGGVSSVSKICVVEPSRRPDADIDYTFVQVVVRDGRIDLSGNCGNMLSAVGPFAVDEGLVQPADGPVRLRIYNTNTAKRIEAGFAVRDGRTVYRGDLAIPGVTGTGAPIRLDFVDPGGATTGRLLPTGSVRQPLDVPGLGRVEVSLVDAANACVFVRAADLGLAGRELPAALEAVPGLLDRLARIRLAASVAMGIAPDLDAAARIVHVPFVGLVASPLDASSLSGAAINADDIDLTARVISNEVPHQALPLTATLCLAVAARIEGSLVHEAARATGDGALRVGMPSGILTVDATVSRDADGWRAERGSFFRTARPLMRGAVYYDAVTPV from the coding sequence GTGACCGCGGTGCCGGCGCCCGGCACGCTGCCGGCCGTGTTCATGCGCGGCGGCACCAGCAAGGCGCTGATGCTGCATCGCCGGGACGTGCCGGGCGACCTCGCCGCCTGGGAGCCGGCCTTCCTGTCCGCGATGGACAGCCCCGACCCGTTCGGCCGCCAGCTCAACGGCATGGGCGGGGGCGTCTCCTCGGTCTCGAAGATCTGCGTCGTTGAGCCGTCGCGCCGGCCGGATGCCGACATCGACTACACCTTCGTGCAGGTGGTGGTCCGCGACGGGCGGATCGACCTGTCCGGCAATTGCGGCAACATGCTCTCTGCGGTGGGCCCCTTCGCGGTGGACGAGGGCCTCGTGCAGCCCGCCGACGGCCCGGTGCGGTTACGGATCTACAACACCAACACCGCCAAGCGGATCGAGGCCGGCTTCGCGGTCCGGGACGGGCGGACCGTCTACCGCGGCGACCTCGCCATTCCCGGCGTCACCGGCACGGGCGCGCCGATCCGCCTCGACTTCGTCGATCCGGGCGGCGCCACCACCGGGCGGCTGCTCCCGACCGGCTCGGTCCGGCAGCCGCTCGACGTGCCGGGCCTCGGCCGGGTCGAGGTCTCGCTGGTGGACGCGGCCAACGCCTGCGTGTTCGTCCGTGCGGCCGATCTCGGGCTCGCCGGCCGCGAATTGCCCGCCGCGCTGGAAGCCGTGCCCGGCCTCCTCGACCGGCTGGCGCGGATCCGCCTGGCCGCCTCGGTGGCGATGGGCATCGCGCCGGATCTCGACGCCGCAGCCCGGATCGTCCACGTGCCGTTCGTGGGCCTGGTCGCGTCGCCGCTGGATGCGTCCAGCCTGTCCGGGGCGGCGATCAACGCCGACGATATCGACCTGACCGCCCGGGTGATCTCGAACGAGGTGCCGCACCAGGCCCTGCCGCTCACCGCCACCCTGTGCCTCGCGGTGGCTGCCCGGATCGAGGGCAGCCTGGTCCACGAGGCCGCGCGCGCCACCGGGGATGGCGCCCTGCGGGTCGGCATGCCATCGGGCATCCTCACCGTGGACGCCACCGTTTCGCGGGATGCGGACGGTTGGCGTGCGGAGCGCGGCTCGTTCTTCCGCACCGCGCGGCCGCTGATGCGGGGCGCGGTGTATTACGATGCGGTGACGCCGGTGTGA
- a CDS encoding sensor histidine kinase: MKTLIGLFSLRRRSIAVRLAVSAFLSSSAILLIAAWILTTLYRETTERAFDSRLLVFTNNLATDLVSPNDPESRTFSLGDPRFDLPLSGWYWQVGKPDAKPRDLRTSRSLVGVPLGPATDADGKVGVGQIRQGYGKGQDGRLLRIMERDVDLGEEGRYTVRVAGPADEIVNDVDRFRNSLTITFGLLGLSLAITTLLQIRFGLAPLKKMRAALGAVRRGEADRITGTYPRDIAPLTGEVNLLIETNREILERARTQVGNLAHALKTPLSIIVNEVGASDAPEELSQKIREQAAVMRDQVNYHLDRARAAALAGTLGTSTEVEPALAGLVRTFGKIYRDKDIAYDVHVPPGLRFRGERQDFEEMVGNLVDNASKWAHGRVAIRAEAVARNDYPHLLIAIEDDGPGLPPEARQAVLGRGRRLDESKPGSGLGLSIVADLAALYRGRFTLEQAALGGLRAVLEVPGDAPVGPANH; this comes from the coding sequence ATGAAAACCCTGATCGGCCTCTTCTCCCTGCGCCGCCGTTCGATCGCGGTGCGGCTGGCCGTGTCGGCGTTCCTGTCGAGCTCGGCGATCCTGCTGATCGCGGCCTGGATCCTCACGACCCTCTACCGGGAGACCACCGAGCGTGCCTTCGACAGCCGGCTCCTGGTCTTCACCAACAACCTCGCCACCGACTTGGTCTCGCCCAACGATCCCGAGAGCCGGACCTTCTCGCTCGGCGATCCGCGCTTCGATCTGCCCCTGTCCGGCTGGTACTGGCAGGTTGGCAAGCCGGACGCGAAGCCCCGGGACCTGCGCACCTCGCGCTCGCTCGTCGGCGTGCCGCTGGGGCCCGCCACCGATGCCGACGGCAAGGTCGGGGTCGGGCAGATCCGCCAGGGCTACGGCAAGGGCCAGGACGGCCGCCTGCTGCGGATCATGGAGCGCGACGTCGATCTCGGCGAGGAGGGTCGCTACACGGTGCGTGTCGCCGGCCCGGCGGACGAGATCGTCAACGACGTCGACCGATTCCGCAATTCGCTGACGATCACGTTCGGGCTGCTCGGCCTGTCGCTGGCGATCACCACGCTGCTTCAGATCCGGTTCGGCCTGGCGCCCCTGAAGAAGATGCGTGCCGCGCTCGGCGCCGTCCGCCGCGGCGAGGCCGACCGCATCACCGGTACCTACCCGCGCGACATCGCCCCGCTCACCGGCGAGGTGAACCTCCTGATCGAGACCAACCGCGAGATCCTGGAGCGCGCCCGCACCCAGGTCGGCAACCTCGCCCACGCGCTGAAGACGCCGCTCTCGATCATCGTCAACGAGGTCGGCGCCTCGGACGCCCCCGAGGAGCTGTCGCAGAAGATCCGCGAGCAGGCCGCCGTGATGCGCGACCAGGTGAACTATCACCTCGACCGGGCCCGTGCCGCCGCTCTGGCCGGCACGCTCGGCACCTCCACGGAGGTCGAGCCCGCGCTGGCCGGCCTCGTGCGGACCTTCGGGAAGATCTACCGAGACAAGGACATCGCCTACGACGTCCACGTGCCCCCGGGCCTGCGCTTCCGGGGCGAGCGCCAGGATTTCGAGGAGATGGTCGGCAACCTCGTCGACAACGCCTCGAAATGGGCTCACGGCCGGGTCGCGATCCGCGCCGAGGCGGTGGCCCGGAACGATTATCCCCATCTCCTGATCGCCATCGAGGATGACGGCCCCGGGCTGCCCCCGGAGGCGCGCCAGGCCGTGCTCGGGCGGGGCCGGCGCCTCGACGAGTCGAAGCCCGGCTCGGGCCTCGGCCTGTCCATCGTGGCGGATCTGGCCGCCCTGTACCGGGGACGCTTCACCCTGGAGCAGGCGGCCCTCGGCGGCCTGCGGGCGGTGTTGGAGGTGCCGGGCGACGCGCCGGTCGGGCCGGCCAACCATTGA